The following proteins are encoded in a genomic region of Candidatus Dormiibacterota bacterium:
- a CDS encoding pyridoxamine 5'-phosphate oxidase family protein — MTRADLLQFLRGHRWAVQTSVSQSGAPQAALVGVVVTDDLEVFFDTLNVTRKMGNLRCNPKIAFVIGGWNDGDERTVQYEGVADEPHGPELERLKEIYFGRFPDGRERETWPGLVYVRARPTWIRYSDYNRTPPEIVVFNLGGPGRG; from the coding sequence ATGACTCGAGCCGACCTCCTGCAGTTCCTGCGCGGCCACCGCTGGGCCGTCCAAACATCGGTGTCCCAGTCCGGTGCTCCCCAAGCGGCGCTTGTAGGCGTCGTGGTGACCGACGATCTGGAGGTGTTCTTCGATACCCTGAACGTAACGCGGAAGATGGGTAATCTCCGGTGCAATCCAAAGATCGCGTTCGTCATTGGTGGCTGGAACGATGGTGACGAGCGTACGGTTCAGTACGAGGGTGTGGCGGATGAGCCCCATGGCCCCGAGCTCGAACGTCTTAAGGAGATCTATTTCGGGCGCTTCCCCGACGGTCGTGAGAGGGAGACCTGGCCAGGCCTTGTTTACGTGCGCGCTCGACCGACATGGATCCGGTACAGCGATTACAATCGCACTCCTCCGGAGATCGTTGTATTTAACCTTGGTGGACCCGGTCGGGGTTGA
- a CDS encoding rod shape-determining protein → MQWSPRSILSLFSNDLAIDLGTANTLVYVRGKGIVVCEPSIIAVNQKTGKVEAVGKEAKEMLGRTPGNIIAIRPMKDGVIADFEHTEKMLDHFIRKAHNRSLGVRPRIIIGVPSGITQVEKRAVKDCAYRAKASEVYLVEQAMMAALGAGLPVTEPTGNMVVDIGGGTTDVAVISMAGIVYSRSVRIAGNRMDEDIVQYLKRKYNLLVGERTAEEIKINIGSAFPLDEELTMEVKGRDLMEGIPKTLVISDEEIREALSETITNIVEAVRMALEQTPPELSADIVDKGIVLTGGGSLLKNLDKRVREETGLPVSVADDPLAAVVLGTGKMLNDFNLLRKISID, encoded by the coding sequence ATGCAGTGGAGCCCGAGATCGATTTTGAGTCTCTTTTCGAACGATTTGGCTATCGATCTGGGCACCGCCAACACCCTGGTCTACGTCCGGGGAAAGGGAATCGTGGTCTGCGAGCCCTCCATCATCGCCGTAAATCAGAAAACGGGGAAGGTAGAGGCGGTCGGCAAAGAGGCGAAGGAGATGCTCGGAAGAACGCCGGGAAACATCATCGCCATCCGTCCCATGAAGGACGGTGTCATCGCCGACTTCGAGCACACCGAGAAGATGCTGGATCATTTCATCAGGAAGGCCCACAACCGCTCCTTGGGAGTGCGTCCCCGGATCATCATCGGGGTGCCATCGGGAATCACGCAGGTGGAAAAGCGGGCTGTCAAGGACTGTGCCTACCGGGCCAAAGCTTCCGAGGTTTACCTGGTGGAGCAGGCCATGATGGCGGCGCTCGGAGCCGGGCTCCCAGTCACGGAGCCCACCGGCAACATGGTGGTGGACATCGGCGGCGGCACCACCGACGTTGCCGTGATTTCCATGGCCGGCATCGTCTACAGCCGATCGGTCCGGATCGCCGGCAACAGGATGGACGAAGACATCGTCCAGTACCTCAAGCGGAAGTACAACCTCCTGGTGGGAGAGAGGACGGCGGAAGAGATTAAGATCAACATCGGGTCCGCCTTTCCCCTGGACGAGGAGCTCACGATGGAGGTCAAGGGGCGCGACCTGATGGAGGGAATCCCCAAGACCCTGGTGATTTCCGACGAAGAGATCCGGGAGGCCCTGTCCGAGACGATCACCAACATTGTCGAGGCGGTGCGCATGGCGCTGGAGCAGACGCCACCCGAGCTCTCGGCGGACATCGTGGACAAGGGGATCGTGCTCACGGGGGGCGGCTCGCTTCTGAAGAACCTGGACAAGCGGGTCCGGGAAGAAACGGGCCTGCCCGTTTCCGTGGCCGATGATCCCCTGGCCGCCGTGGTGCTGGGCACGGGGAAAATGCTGAACGACTTCAATCTTCTCCGGAAG